One Oryza brachyantha chromosome 3, ObraRS2, whole genome shotgun sequence DNA segment encodes these proteins:
- the LOC102717412 gene encoding uncharacterized protein LOC102717412: MWSFASNAIAGSIRKKAQPSKCNQYNPDCSDDDVSSCASREEGLECPICWESFNLVENIPYVLWCGHTMCKNCILGLQWAVVKFPTLPIQLPLFISCPWCNLLSFRLVYKGNLKFPRKNYFLLWMVESMNGERAKFHTPSHEERHSLCPSNGGPSSSQHHRRPAPRTESTAARERNVVGNVLNADSISASLQKLVLSFVQMTAKFPLVLIFLLIVLYAVPASVAVLVLYALITVLFALPSFLILYFAYPSLDWLVREIFN, from the coding sequence ATGTGGAGTTTTGCATCAAATGCCATTGCTGGAAGCATAAGGAAAAAGGCACAGCCCTCAAAATGCAACCAATACAATCCCGATTGCTCTGATGATGATGTTTCTTCATGCGCAAGTAGAGAGGAAGGCCTCGAATGTCCAATATGCTGGGAATCCTTCAACCTTGTTGAGAACATTCCCTATGTCTTGTGGTGTGGTCATACAATGTGCAAGAACTGCATCTTGGGTCTTCAATGGGCTGTTGTCAAGTTCCCAACCCTTCCTATACAATTGCCTCTCTTCATCTCATGTCCATGGTGTAACCTGTTGTCTTTCCGGCTAGTGTACAAGGGAAACCTCAAGTTCCCACGCAAGAACTATTTCCTGCTATGGATGGTTGAGAGCATGAATGGCGAGAGAGCAAAGTTCCATACCCCTAGTCATGAAGAGCGCCATTCTTTATGCCCTTCCAATGGTGGCCCAAGTTCCAGTCAACACCACCGAAGACCTGCTCCACGAACTGAAAGCACTGCTGCCAGAGAGAGGAATGTTGTTGGCAACGTTCTCAATGCTGATAGCATCAGTGCATCTCTCCAAAAGCTAGTGTTGTCTTTCGTTCAGATGACAGCCAAGTTTCCACTCGTGTTAATTTTCCTTCTGATAGTTCTGTATGCTGTCCCTGCAAGTGTTGCAGTTTTAGTGTTGTATGCCCTTATTACAGTATTGTTTGCACTGCCGTCCTTTTTGATCCTCTACTTTGCTTATCCCAGTTTGGATTGGCTCGTTAGAGAGATCTTCAATTGA
- the LOC107303742 gene encoding uncharacterized protein LOC107303742 has product MPPPPWASADAKAAVFPVPPPPPPVRSRGGRRSLRPCSAQKPGGSEGRRGAGALLVSSRGALLRSGAALFALGFVDAGYSGDWSRIGAISKDTEELLKLGAYAVVPLCVAFVFLPSSQDSSDVES; this is encoded by the exons atgccgccgccgccgtgggctTCCGCCGACGCCAAGGCCGCCGTCTTTcccgtcccgccgccgccgccgccggtgcgctCGCGTGGAGGCCGCCGTTCCCTCCGCCCGTGCAGCGCACAGAAACCGGGAGGAAGCGAAGGGCGGCGAGGCGCCGGTGCGCTGCTGGTCTCCTCCAGAGGCGCCCTCCTGCGgtccggcgccgccctctTCGCGCTCGGCTTCGTCGACGCCGG GTACAGCGGAGACTGGTCTCGCATCGGCGCCATCTCCAAGGACACCGAGGAGCTGCTCAAGCTGGGCGCCTACGCCGTCGTGCCTCTCTGCGTCGCCTTCGTGTTCTTGCCATCATCGCAAGACAGCAGTGACGTCGAGTCCTAG